A region from the Halosolutus gelatinilyticus genome encodes:
- a CDS encoding energy-coupling factor ABC transporter ATP-binding protein, whose amino-acid sequence MIEFESVTFAFDGVTVLDDVSLSIEDGEFVLLAGANGSGKTTLLRHCNGLLEPDSGTVRVDGTPVRDDLVGARSSVGMVFQHPRDQFVAAAVGADVAFGPENLGLPRAEIDRRVASALDAVEMTGRETDRIDGLSGGEQSRVAIAGALAMEPAHLVLDEPFTGLDEPARRSVLDRLEALSADGTGILLATHDLRDVLPLADRVIAMRDGRVAVDDPPAAALDRLGDLSVRIPRARRPPE is encoded by the coding sequence ATGATCGAGTTCGAGTCCGTCACCTTCGCGTTCGACGGCGTCACCGTCCTCGACGACGTCTCGCTCTCGATCGAGGACGGCGAGTTCGTCCTGCTCGCCGGCGCGAACGGCTCCGGCAAGACGACGCTGCTCCGCCACTGCAACGGCCTCCTCGAACCCGATTCGGGGACGGTCCGCGTCGACGGGACGCCCGTTCGAGACGACCTCGTCGGCGCCCGATCGAGCGTCGGAATGGTCTTCCAGCACCCCCGCGATCAGTTCGTCGCGGCGGCTGTCGGCGCCGACGTGGCCTTCGGCCCGGAGAACCTCGGCCTCCCGCGCGCGGAGATCGATCGCCGGGTCGCGTCGGCGCTCGACGCGGTCGAGATGACCGGCCGCGAGACGGATCGAATCGACGGGCTCTCGGGCGGCGAGCAGTCCCGCGTCGCGATCGCCGGCGCGCTCGCGATGGAGCCGGCCCACCTCGTCCTCGACGAACCGTTCACCGGCCTCGACGAACCGGCTCGACGGTCGGTGCTCGACCGACTCGAAGCGCTCTCGGCCGACGGTACCGGGATCCTGCTCGCGACCCACGATCTCCGCGACGTCCTCCCGCTCGCCGATCGGGTGATCGCCATGCGGGACGGCCGCGTCGCGGTCGACGACCCGCCGGCCGCGGCGCTCGATCGGCTCGGCGACCTTTCGGTTCGGATTCCCCGCGCCCGCCGTCCTCCCGAGTGA